The Hydra vulgaris chromosome 11, alternate assembly HydraT2T_AEP genome contains a region encoding:
- the LOC136086898 gene encoding uncharacterized protein LOC136086898 — protein MRGLITSNQSFKEVRRELDEMKSGLNFVGDVFNDKARAVEEKINKVHDDLSNVRKMQGKISSDNIELKLKSVDIEDRNRRNNLRIDGVVENNKEKNWEIAKKKVKQLFKDNLGIEKDIIIDRAHRVGVANDKRERTIVLKLRDYEDKKTILERATKLKGTSIFLNEDFSFTTRKIRKELFDQAKIHRQNGYFAKVVYNKLIVHEFRENTRNTDVISTCVNE, from the coding sequence ATGAGAGGTTTGATAACTtcaaatcaaagttttaaagaagTTCGGCGAGAACTCGACGAAATGAAATCTGGATTAAATTTTGTTGGCGATGTATTCAACGATAAAGCTAGAGCAGTTgaggaaaaaattaataaagttcacGACGATTTATCAAATGTACGAAAAATGCAGGGTAAAATATCTTCTGACAATAttgagttaaaattaaaaagcgtTGATATTGAAGACCGTAACAGAAGAAACAATTTAAGAATTGACGGGGTCGTTgaaaataacaaagaaaagaattgggaaatcgcaaaaaaaaaggtaaagcaACTATTTAAAGATAACCTTGGTattgaaaaagatattataattGATCGGGCTCATCGAGTGGGAGTAGCTAATGATAAACGAGAGCGAACAATTGTCTTGAAGCTCCGGGATTACGAggacaaaaaaacaattttggaaagagcaacaaaattaaaaggaacTAGTATCTTTCTAAACGAAGATTTTAGTTTTACCACGCGAAAAATTCGAAAGGAACTTTTTGATCAGGCGAAGATACATCGTCAAAATGGCTATTTTGCAAAAGTTGTTTACAACAAACTTATTGTTCACGAATTTCGAGAAAACACCCGCAACACAGATGTTATTTCGACATGCGTAAACGAGTAA